In the Arachis stenosperma cultivar V10309 chromosome 8, arast.V10309.gnm1.PFL2, whole genome shotgun sequence genome, ATCTTGAGCTTCAATAGCGTTGACTCTCAGATACCACAGTTTTGGAGACACATAAACCTTTGATCTAATGTTGAAAACGCCTTCGCCGTACACAGAGGCAGCATCAGCATGCCAAGCATCTGAGAAAGCTTCATCTGCTTGAGTTCCCATCCACACTGCAAGCATAATATCACCCCTTACCTTCCCATCTCCTCGCCGGTCTTCGAGTCTGTACCACTGAGGTGCCAAAGGACTATCTGGTGGAACTCTGGTTGGAACCTCATTGAGGTCAAAGATCACCCTTCCAAGATAGTCATCTCTTCCGACCATGTCTTTATCTTTCACAAAGACCTCAAGAATCGAAGATTGAATGCGGTCTTTTGAGAAAGCGAAGACTTGGTTCCACTCAGGGTTCAATTTCTTctcaatgtgctttgttctCCCTTTGTAGTTACCAAGCTTCACCTCCACATAAGGATCACAACTTGAAGTGAGAGTGCCTGGTGGAAGATCTTTGGCTTTCACTACTCGGACATAAAGATAGAACATCTGCTCAACAAGGTCATAGGTGCTCGAGAACCTTTCGCCGCCACTCATCCACCCTCTTCCACCATTAGGCCACCGCTCGCCCAGCTGCAAGTTGGTGTCCTTCACATTGTAGTCCTCATCATCCAGGCTGCCGTGATGGTCAAGACTACTAGGAACGTTGCCAAGAGTACTAGGATGGTCATGGCTACTGCGGTGGACTTGTTGAGGAAAATTAACAGATTGCATAGCGGCCGCGGCCGGCGTGCCTCGCTGCCGTCTCTTAATTGAAATCATTGGTTGCTGGTGAACTTGGTGTCTGTGTAGCTGTTGGGCTCTCTCAGGGACAGGTTCTCTCTTCTCTTGCTTTGGCGCTAGATCAGTATCACTGCCACTACACTGAATTCGAGCAGCGAGATTTGTTCCAGCTTCTTTGTTTACTATCCCTGATTCTTCGGTGACTTGTTCTGAAGTGTCAAATGATGTAGTAACTTCTTTGGGTTCAGATTCTGAAGTTTCTTCAGTAAGGACTGTATCTTCTGTAGTTATTGAGGGAAGACTACTATGAAAATGAGTAGGAGAAAGATTTTTAGTGTTGGATTGTGGTGCTTGAGGCAGAGGAGTGTGAGGTGAGAGTTTTTCAAGTTCTGAAATCAAAATGGAAGGACTGATTTTGGGTTTGGAATGTGATGCAATATAAACTTTAAGGCCAATTTCACCTTTCACAGGAGAGAAAAACCACTTCTTTTCAAGAGGGTAAGTTTGATAAACTTCCTCACCTTCCTTGACAAGATTGGAGCAAGGAATTCTCACTCGACCGAGGAAGCTCCGGCCAGGAACCGGTCGCCTCTCGTGGTACACGGAGACTTCAATGGATTGGTGATGGTAAGGTTTGGTTGAATCAAACTGGAACAACAGCTTGTGGTTCCAAGTTGGGTTGAGGTTCTTTGGGACAGTTCTTGTTCTGCTTAGTTGGTTTTCGAAGTCTACTTCGACGAATGGACTTGCTGATCCTTCGCCGTCTTTTGGCATAAGATCATGAGCATCTATGACCTCCACAACCAGCTTCATATCCTTTTTCAATTCTTCCCAGTGTCTCTGCCACAGTTAAGCAACAAACTCAAGTTGCTACCTGCAACAAGTAACCAAAATATTCCATTCTGAAAGCAATGAAGTTCTACTTATTAAGGCAAAACAACATTAGTagaagaagtagaagtagaCACATTTAATGTTGTTTCACTTTGTTGTTACACAGTGGAGAAAAGACCTCAGTATGCTTTAAGCAAGGAATAATTTGGTGAAGAAGCTGCATGAGCTTTAGTAACATAAAAAAGGATTAAGGGAAAGCTTCAAGTTGATGTAACTTATTGTTGGGACATTCTTCTTGGCGTGTAACGTTGTTTCATTTGTTAAGGGTTTTATGTTTTCAAGTGATCGTAAAATATGAAAGTAACAAGGAATGATTCAGAATTCTGACTCTGCTTTTACTCCTATTTTGGTCCAATCTTGGGTGAGCGAACATGATTTGATTCTTAACTGATTCATGTGGCATAATGATTTTGAGGTTAATTTGTTTACTTAATGAATGGGGTTATTTGGATAAAAGGATGAGTTGAAACATGAAAGGATCAGTTCTTTCTTCTATGTGGAGCAACGCCAAAGTGAAGAAAAAGTGAATGAACATGAAAGGCTGATTTGAAGCTGCAAAAAAGTAAAGGCGGCTTAGCTTAGCTCAAGGTCTCACATACCATAGCTTATAGATACTTTACTTGTGCTATaatgaatataataataaataattaattattattattgttaattaaaTGTGAGTAATAGGCAGTTCGAACCCGCCAAAAAGTTCATACGATACTTGGTGCTTCGGTGTCAATTCTTAAGCTGTGCCAAGTCATTCATTAAACTGAAAACAAGATGGTATCATGCAGGATAAGCAAAGAACAAAGGATGATGAAGTGACATTTAAACTAAAAGTAGCTTCTAGCAAATATGCAGTATTGATCCCTTTTGAAGTTGTTGATTACTTTATTTGCCACATGACTATAGAGCTTTGGTAGTTTAACCTTCACATAAAACAGATCTGGATAGATTTAAGAGGAGTGCTGGGTCATtaatttttgtgatttataaCTATCAAATAgctattaataataattttgatagtataagattggtgtgagatttcatttaataacttttttttttattgattacaTACGACCTCCTAGACTTCTCCTATATTTAAAATCAAGAACTTTACTCTTATATTCTCCtctgaatttattattttttgcatattttattgAGAAATGTTAGACAtctattataatttattattttaattattatttaattattattttaatttttttggtttaattttttttagtttagtaatctaacaatatattttattatatatttttaaatattaataacaaactgatattcaaaaataataaattctgataaTTTTTCagtattcttttattttataagctttggcaaatatttaatttaatatttataaattaaaaatttgtaattaactTTTTATGATAGGTAGAAGTTTTAACAAAATTTTCTCAATATACAATAATTTTGGAAAAACCATCCGTTCcgataaaaatattaaaaatatcttttcataaaaatattaatttaaccACATTTTAAAACCTTGATTTATGAAAGAAAAGAGCCATTAAATAATTTAGCcatattttaaaatcataacttttaaaaaaaatgtgccattaaataaattgaaaagattaagagagaaaatatttaaattatccaaattaataatagataaaaaattaatgattttaattaATGACAGTTTTAATGACACTAAATTTCttaaatcaatataaaataatttttttctaaaattttaattttacaattagttttattcaagcaatttaaaattaaaaaaaaaactcatatcTCATGGAACTCCAAAAAATtgtcatcttatatctattttgagTAAATAActtcattaaaattttttgaaaaaaaatataaaatataagaacttatattaaaaatagcttaattataagttattttatatCTTGTTTTTTAGTCATACAAGAATGTATTTTAAAGGAAGAATGATATAATAACTTTTAGAAGAGGAAAAGTCACTTTTTTTTACTACCTCAACTCATAAACACTTTAACTAACTTTTAAGAAGTCACaaattaactttaaaaattataccaaatatTAATATGatatcttttcataatttaaaagtaaaaaaaaaataacttttgaaCCTTCTAAAATAGGactttaaatgccagtttggataaacaatttaattaaattctttttaaaaaagaggTTAAAACATAAGGATTTATATTAAAAAcagtttataaataaattattctgtattttgatttttatcataaaagtacttattttaaagttgttttaataaataagagtgataaaatagtttttgaaaaaaaatcaaatttttttactttttcaaaaactcttaaataattttttgaaaaattaaaaatatatctaaaaaattgtaccaaataatattaatataatttttcacaAGTCAAAAACCTAAAAAATAGCTTTTAAAACTTTCGAAACGAGTAAATATTTTTCACATTTGCTCCAGACTTTCTATAATAAATTTTCTCGAAGAAATTTAAATACAATTTATCAAAAAGAATAAAGGAATGATAAAAGACAATTCGGACTCAATATTgttcgaaaaaaaatttaaaaaataaaaatcaacaaaatataattgataTGTCAAAACTAAAAGTTAAAACCACCATTAAGACTATTAACATTGATGAAAAGTTAGAAGAAGTAACTATGTTGTTTAAACAACTAAAAATAGTTCAAGAAGATGAAATGTTTGAACATAACTTTTAAATTGAAGTTGCTTTGGTAAATACTATTTGATATGACCGTTATGAGTTATAGCTCGGCAAACCTATTCGTAACCGATGTATTAACGCCACCGATTTTATGGCATTTAACGACTTTGGTCGGttacaataaaataatcaatttatgAGAAAACGGTCGATTATCGTCTCCGAGTTATAAAAGAAAACAGTCCAGGTTGAAAAGGTAGATCATCGTTCCAAATTACAAAAACTCTTTTGATAATTCTCATtaactgacttgagcgtcggagtacTTTTTGCAGGTGCTCCCCCTCTTGTTTCACTTGGTGATCGAGGTGTATTGTGGTCCACTTGCTAGGCAAAGCAGCTCCTTCTTCGGAACGAAGTATAGCTCGGCCGACCCCCTCTCCAAGACGAAGAATAGTTCGGCCGCAACCAGGCAGGAACatttggcgcccaccgtggggccgaGTTTAGAACACTTCCCTTAACAGGTCCCAAATACCCTATCGTCTGCAAATGGCTGATGCACCTCCACCTACTCCGTCCGAGCTACTTCGGATGGTAACCGAGCTTCAGCAAGCAAATCAGCGCATGGCAGAGGCAAATCAACGTATGGCTGAGGAAAATCAAAgaatgcagcagcaaattcagcAAATAGCCAACGCCCGACTCGAACATAACGACAACCGTCATGGAGGAAACGCCAATGACGAGAATCAATCTCAGCCGACACATGTTTCGGAGACTCCCCAGGATGAGGAGGAAGGGGATCCTCACAACAATGAAGCCTCACTGAAAGACGAGGGAGAGGAGCCTGACAACTCGGCAAGACCTTTCACAGCTGATATCATGAATTTTCAACTACCCCGGCAATTTACATTGCCAACGACTTTGAATCCGTATGATGGCTTAGGCGACCCAAAGCAGCACATCAAAAAGTTCCGATCTATCATGATCGTTAACGGTGCATCCGATCCTATTCTATGTCGTTGTTTTCCCTCCTTTTTAGATGGTCCTGCACTTGACTGGTTTTGCTCTTTGCCTGCAGATTCAATTTCACGCTTCCAGGAGTTAGCAAAGCAGTTTGAAGATCATTTCGCGGCATCAGCGATATATCTGCATGATTCCGACTACCTAACGACTGTAAAGCAAGGTCCTCAGGAAAGTCTGAAAGACTACATCACCCGCTTTACAAAGATAGCCATGCGCATACCCGACCTTCATCCAGAAGTTCATCTTCACGCCATCAAAAGGGGCCTTCGACCAGGAAAGTTTCAAGAAGCCATTGCCGTAGCCAAGCCGAAGACTTTGGCCGAGTTTCGAGAAAAGGCAAAAGGGCAAATAGACATTGAAGAGCTTCGTCAAGCTCGCAAAGCGGAAAAGTCGGCAGCTATTAAAGAAGATGATAAGCCTCGGGACAACAAGAAGACTTTCAGACCAACCCCTCGCTATGAAACCTACACTCAGTTTAACACGAAAAGAGATGATATTATTAAGGAAATTTTGAATTCCAAGCTGATTAAACCTCCTCGCAAAGCTGGCAGTTATCCCGAGCCGAAGAATATAGACAAATCCAAATACTGCACATTCCATCAGAAGTATGGTCACACAACCGATGAGTGTGTGATCGCCAAAGACCTTTTAGAACGTTTAGCAAGACAAGGACATCTTGATAAATATATCTCAGGCCACATGCAGAAAAGATCCGCTTCCATTTCAGATCCACCCCCTGTAggaccatcatcatcatcaaaagataaggaaaaggcaCCGGCTCAGCCCAGGGGTATAATTAATTGCATCTCGGGCGGTTACGCCGGAGGTGGACAAACAAGCTCGGCAAGAAAACGGACATACATGGCCATGCTAGCACTGGGAAATTCCAGAGATGACAATCCCCAGCCATTGCAAGAGATTCCAGAGATGACATTTTGCCCAACCGACTTTAACTGCAAGGATACCAACCTAGATGACCCTGTCGTCATCTCTCTTCAGTTGGGCGACTTAATAGTTCGGAAAGTGCTGCTAGACCCAGGCAGCAGTGCTGATGTGCTATTTTTTACAACATttgaaaaaatgaaattaagTACTAATATTTTGCAGCCATCTGCAGGGGACTTGGTAGGATTTTCCGGGGAACGCGTTCCAGTGATGGGATCAGTGTGGTTACAAACCACACTCGGTGAGCAGCCTCTATCTAAAACACATGACATCCAATATCTTGTTGTAGACTGTTTCAGTCCCTATAACCTTATCTTAGGAAGACCTTTTTTAAATAGATTTACTGCGATTGTATCCACTGTTCATCTCTGTGTCAAGTTTCCCGTGCAGGACAATATTGTAGCCACAATCCATGGTGATTTACAAGAAGCTCGGCATTGTTATAATACAAGCCTAAAACCTATCAGGAAGAGTTCCGAACGACGTATAAACTCCATCACTTCTGAACAACCAACATTAGCCGAGCTTGACCCTAGAGCCGACTTTCAAGATCGTCCTCTGCCAAATGAAGAGCTAACAAAGATTATGTTAACTGATGACCCAATGAAATTCACTTTCATAGGAACCTCGGCAAAAGACAAAGAACGGGAGGAGCTCATCCGTTTTTTACAGAAGAACGCCGATCTTTTTTGCCTGGACATCTGGagacatgccaggcattgaTCCATCCGTTATTACTCACAAGTTGGCAATAAGCCCCGCAGCTCGACCAATATCtcagaaaaaaataaatctcGGAACTGAAAAAAGAATGGCAGCCATGGCTGAAGCCAAGAAGCTCCTCGATGCAAATTTCATCCGAGAAATCAGGTTTACAACTTGGCTGGCCAACGTCGTCatggtaaagaaaaataatggTAAATGGCGCATGTGCGTCGACTTTACTGATTTAAATAAAGCATGTCCTAAAGACGCTTACCCTCTGCCTTCTATCGATACTTTAGTAGATAACTCTTGTGGTTATGGCACCTTGAgtttcatggatgcatactctggTTATAACCAGATCCTTATGCACCCATCAGACCAAGAAAAAACGGCCTTTATTACTGAATATGGTAATTATTGCTACAATGTCATGCCTTTTGGCTTAAAGAATGCAGGTGCAACATACCAAAGACTGATGAACAGGGTCTTCGAGCAACAGATAGGTCGGAATATTGAGGTGTATGTCGATGACATGGTCGCCAAGACAAAGGTCGGCCATTCCCATATTGAAGACCTTGCCGAAATATTTGGCCAAATCCGAGCTTATAACATGAGGCTCAACCCGAAAAAATGTGCCTTTGGTGTTATCGGAGGAAAATTCCTCGGCTTCATGCTTACTAGCCgaggaattgaagcaaatcctGAAAAATGTCAGGCGATCCTTGATATGAATAGTCCCACAAACATTAAAGATGTTCAGCGATTAACAGGGAGGTTGGCAGCTCTCTCCAGATTTCTGCCATGCTTGGCCTCCAAGTCCTTCAGCTTTTTTCGATGTTTACGGAAGAACACAAATTTCCAATGGGATGAAAACTGTGAAATGGCATTTCAAAGTTTAAAACAATTTCTTTCTAAACCACCTGTTTTGCAAAAACCTAACATTGGTGAAccattatatttatatttgtcGGTTACTGATATAGCGGTTAGCTCTGTTCTTGTTgtagaaaaagagaaaacacaACAACCAGTTTATTTTGTAAGCAAATCATTGCAGAATGCTGAGCTTCGCTATCCGAGGTTAGAAAAGCTCGCTTATGCACTTGTTTTTTCTGCAAGACGACTTCGCCCCTACTTTCAGAGTCATACAATTTACGTCAGAACTTCTCAACCCTTACGTCAAGTACTCGCCAAACCCGAGCTTGCCGGGAGATTGATAAGATGGTCTATTGAACTGTCCGAATTTGATATTCAATATCAACCTAGAGGATCTGTCAAATCACAGTACCTGGCCGACTTTGTTGTCGAGCTCACGGGACCGAGCACAAACATAGAGGATGCATGTTGGATGTTATTTGTTGATGGGGCTTCTAACCCCCATGGATCTGGAGCAGGAATACTTTTGGAAAATGCTGAGGGAGTCATTATTGAACATTCTCTACGATTTTCATTCAAAGCCAGCAATAATCAAGCCGAGTATGAAGCCCTACTCGCAGGGCTCAGGTTAGCAACAGAACTTCATGTTGtcaatttaaaagtttattgtGATTCTCTATTAGTTGTTCAACAAGTAAATCAGAGTTTCCAAACAAAAGATCCAGTTTTATCAAAATATGTAGTTCTTGTCAAAAACCTCATGGATCGTTTCtcaaaaattgaaattcatcATATAGCAAGAGATCAAAATCATAGGGCAGATATATTATCAAAGCTTGCTTCCACTCAATCACACACTGCCTCACTACTACAGTCCACTCTCCACGAGCCGAGCATAAACATTCTTAGCATTTCTCATATAGAACAAGAAGTCGGTTGGCAAAAGCCATACATTCAATATCTTAAAACTGGAGAACTCCCACAAGAGATACAAGATGTAAAAAAGTTCAAACGACAGGCATCTTTCTTTACATTATTAAATAACCTGTTGTATAGGCGGG is a window encoding:
- the LOC130946002 gene encoding uncharacterized protein LOC130946002; this encodes MADAPPPTPSELLRMVTELQQANQRMAEANQRMAEENQRMQQQIQQIANARLEHNDNRHGGNANDENQSQPTHVSETPQDEEEGDPHNNEASLKDEGEEPDNSARPFTADIMNFQLPRQFTLPTTLNPYDGLGDPKQHIKKFRSIMIVNGASDPILCRCFPSFLDGPALDWFCSLPADSISRFQELAKQFEDHFAASAIYLHDSDYLTTVKQGPQESLKDYITRFTKIAMRIPDLHPEVHLHAIKRGLRPGKFQEAIAVAKPKTLAEFREKAKGQIDIEELRQARKAEKSAAIKEDDKPRDNKKTFRPTPRYETYTQFNTKRDDIIKEILNSKLIKPPRKAGSYPEPKNIDKSKYCTFHQKYGHTTDECVIAKDLLERLARQGHLDKYISGHMQKRSASISDPPPVGPSSSSKDKEKAPAQPRGIINCISGGYAGGGQTSSARKRTYMAMLALGNSRDDNPQPLQEIPEMTFCPTDFNCKDTNLDDPVVISLQLGDLIVRKVLLDPGSSADVLFFTTFEKMKLSTNILQPSAGDLVGFSGERVPVMGSVWLQTTLGEQPLSKTHDIQYLVVDCFSPYNLILGRPFLNRFTAIVSTVHLCVKFPVQDNIVATIHGDLQEARHCYNTSLKPIRKSSERRINSITSEQPTLAELDPRADFQDRPLPNEELTKIMLTDDPMKFTFIGTSAKDKEREELIRFLQKNADLFCLDIWRHARH